Proteins encoded in a region of the Triticum dicoccoides isolate Atlit2015 ecotype Zavitan chromosome 3A, WEW_v2.0, whole genome shotgun sequence genome:
- the LOC119267686 gene encoding auxin-responsive protein IAA3-like, translating to MSPPLELDYIGLSAAAGGRADDDLKGTELRLGLPGCESPDRRPVTATTTLELLPAKGAKRGFSDEVAPPAPASAGGKGKDASGDEKDKKVAAPPQPAAKTQVVGWPPVRSYRKNTMATTTNQLKSSKEDSDTKQGQEFLYVKVSMDGAPYLRKVDLKTYKNYKDMVVGLGKMFIGFRTGKDGASENRKDGEYVMTYEDKDGDWMLVGDVPWEMFTESCRRIRVMKSADVIGLGVTRAGVKSKNKN from the exons AT GTCGCCGCCTCTCGAGCTCGACTACATAGGCCTCTCGGCCGCCGCCGGCGGCCGCGCGGACGACGACCTGAAAGGCACCGAGCTCCGCCTCGGACTTCCCGGCTGCGAGTCGCCCGACCGCCGCCCGGTCAccgccaccaccacactggagctgCTGCCCGCCAAGGGCGCCAAGCGAGGGTTTTCGGACGAGGTCGCGCCGCCTGCGCCGGCTTCCGCCGGCGGGAAAGGCAAGGACGCGTCCGGGGATGAGAAGGACAAGAAGGTCGCCGCCCCGCCGCAGCCTGCTGCCAA GACTCAGGTGGTGGGATGGCCACCAGTACGCAGCTACCGCAAGAACACGATGGCAACCACCACCAACCAGCTGAAGAGCAGCAAGGAGGATTCTGACACGAAGCAGGGGCAAGAGTTTCTGTATGTCAAGGTCAGCATGGATGGTGCGCCTTACCTGAGGAAGGTTGACCTCAAGACATACAAGAACTACAAGGACATGGTTGTGGGGCTAGGGAAAATGTTCATTGGCTTCAGGACCG GGAAGGATGGTGCATCTGAGAACAGAAAGGATGGTGAATATGTGATGACTTACGAAGACAAGGATGGAGACTGGATGCTGGTTGGTGACGTCCCATGGGA GATGTTCACCGAGTCTTGCCGGAGGATCAGGGTCATGAAAAGTGCAGATGTGATTGGACTTG GAGTTACAAGGGCAGGGGTTAAGTCCAAGAATAAGAACTAA